ACGATCATCACGTATCGCTCAGGTATATGGAAATTCCTTTTGTTGTTTTATTATCTGGAATAATTCAAAGTTTTGCAGGATTCATATGAAACTGAACAAGCAAATCCAAATCTAAATGAATAAAATCACGCAATTAATCTGTTTCTGCTGTAACTTCAAATATggctactatatatatatattatgacAAAACCAAACATCCTCTATCAGATCTCTTCCTCTAAGCATCCAAGCAGCAGATGTCTTGCCTCCTCTGAAGCTAGTCTTTTCTAAGAAGCTCCGCACACCAATCTTCACAAACAACAAGCTTGTTGATATTGAGCATGAGGCAATTGAAATCCATCTCATGGATACAAGAACCAACTATATGATCGCACCAACAGATACTCATCTAGGACCTTCAGTAAGACTAGAAGTGCTGGTTCTGGATGGTGATTTTTGTTGTGACGACCGGGATGCGTGGACGGCTGATCAGTTTAATGCGTCGATTGTGAAGGCTAGAGAAGGGAAGAGGCCATTGATAGTGGGCTCGCTCATTGTGCCAATGAACAATCATGGAGTGTCTGTGATTGATGATGTGTCTTTCACTGACAATTCGAGCTGGATAAGGTGCCGGAGGTTTCGAATTGGCGTGCGGATCATGCCTGGGAGCCATTTTGGAGCAAGGATCCAAGAGGCAGTCAGTGAGAGCTTCACCGTCAAAGACCATAGAGGCGAATGTAAGTTTGATGCCAACCTGTATATGTTTTATCTGTAGTTAATATCATTTCAGAGCTAAAAACACCATTATTGGCATCATGATTTTTGAAAAATGCTAATTGATCACCAATCTGCTGTTGTATTTCCTCATCATACTTGAGTTTTGATGCTTCAATAACATAACGCAACTTATATAGTGTATAGGactgcaaaagaaaagagattaTTCTAATGTTTGCATTTCCTTTAATTACTAGTGTACAAAAAGCATTATCCTCCGTTGCTAACTGACAACATATGGAGGCTCAAGAATATTGGAAAAGATGGACCAATTGACAAGAGGTTGGAGTCCGAGGGGATCAGGAACGTCCAGGAGTTCCTGAAACTTAACACCATAGATCCTGAAAAGCTTAGAGCTGTAAGAATTTGTACGCTTGATGTTTCAGTACGCATACAAATATTTAGGCATGAgtcatatatacatgcatgctGTTGAATTTGATTCATTGCTATGTACTTCAGCTCGTCGGCATGTCTGATAAGCTATGGAGTGCAACACTGAATCATGCAAAAACGTGTGACATGGGACGGAAATGCTACGTTTTCAAGGCTGCAGGGTGTGATATTACCTTTAACCCTATAGGAGAGATCTTGACAGCAAGAATTGGAGATCAGACATTCCCTCTGCATGAACTGCTCCCACAGCAACTGGTAAAAATAAT
The genomic region above belongs to Setaria italica strain Yugu1 chromosome VI, Setaria_italica_v2.0, whole genome shotgun sequence and contains:
- the LOC101772602 gene encoding protein SAR DEFICIENT 1 gives rise to the protein MAARRPRGEEDDDEEGTGADDHPHRRGPRRIRPPALAFPAIVRRAVAQETIQQIVNNLEPLIRRVVREEIQNIFSQHDHHVSLRSLPLSIQAADVLPPLKLVFSKKLRTPIFTNNKLVDIEHEAIEIHLMDTRTNYMIAPTDTHLGPSVRLEVLVLDGDFCCDDRDAWTADQFNASIVKAREGKRPLIVGSLIVPMNNHGVSVIDDVSFTDNSSWIRCRRFRIGVRIMPGSHFGARIQEAVSESFTVKDHRGELYKKHYPPLLTDNIWRLKNIGKDGPIDKRLESEGIRNVQEFLKLNTIDPEKLRALVGMSDKLWSATLNHAKTCDMGRKCYVFKAAGCDITFNPIGEILTARIGDQTFPLHELLPQQLFHVKHLATQAYQLWDQLEEVTTEMPHAANKSLIQSGRQPSDSQESMISSGSQNAKYLDYTGTATSSAAAAMSTNSSSTSDSAAATSANDDAMFWTPSIPPDDLFGWQNSSGCWDQVD